The Pseudofrankia inefficax genome window below encodes:
- a CDS encoding ATP-binding protein: protein MTPSQPPSRVLYRRPDVGLAGGVITGIALHTGLRRRTVTLLFLVLAASGGLGVALYATYWIVLPTPEGARRSRLPRPVEAVLLGVVVLGAIALLASRIAGGSLFVPTLLACLGGATIWRQAAGPDRERWLRASRSTFGAPTTDRMGRLRLLLGAALVVAGGVLVLHRANVNTLRDGLWATGVTAVGLALLGGPWWIRLTSQLGAERAERIRGQERADLAAHLHDSVLQTLALIQRNADSPREVTRLARGQERELRGLLYGTRAAGGQLDTELRTAAAEVEDAYAVKIDIVVVGDLALDDALAAACAAAREAMVNAARHSGATDISLYAEVEADAVSVFVRDRGVGFEPGAVAEDRQGVRGSIIGRVERNGGTVSIRSSPGGGTEVAIRMRR, encoded by the coding sequence GTGACCCCGAGCCAGCCCCCGAGCCGCGTCCTCTACAGGCGTCCGGACGTGGGGCTGGCCGGCGGGGTCATCACGGGGATCGCGCTGCACACGGGTCTGCGGCGACGCACGGTCACGCTGCTGTTCCTCGTCCTGGCCGCCAGCGGAGGCCTCGGCGTGGCGCTCTACGCGACCTACTGGATCGTGCTGCCCACGCCGGAGGGTGCCCGACGGTCGCGGCTGCCGCGGCCCGTCGAGGCCGTGCTGCTCGGGGTCGTCGTCCTGGGGGCCATCGCGCTGCTCGCCAGCCGGATCGCGGGCGGCTCGCTGTTCGTGCCGACCCTGCTGGCCTGCCTCGGCGGCGCGACGATCTGGCGCCAGGCGGCCGGACCGGACCGCGAACGCTGGCTGCGGGCGTCACGCAGCACGTTCGGCGCGCCGACCACCGACCGGATGGGACGGCTGCGCCTGCTCCTCGGGGCGGCCCTGGTGGTCGCCGGGGGTGTCCTCGTGCTGCACCGGGCGAACGTGAACACGCTGCGGGATGGGCTGTGGGCGACCGGGGTGACCGCGGTCGGCCTGGCCCTGCTCGGCGGGCCGTGGTGGATCCGGCTGACGTCCCAGCTCGGCGCCGAACGCGCCGAACGGATCCGCGGCCAGGAACGGGCCGACCTCGCCGCCCACCTGCACGACTCCGTCCTGCAGACGCTCGCCCTGATCCAGCGCAACGCCGACTCGCCGCGCGAGGTGACCCGGCTCGCCCGCGGCCAGGAACGCGAGCTTCGCGGCCTGCTCTACGGGACGCGCGCGGCCGGCGGCCAGCTCGACACGGAGCTGCGCACGGCCGCCGCCGAGGTCGAGGACGCCTACGCCGTCAAGATCGACATCGTCGTGGTCGGCGACCTCGCCCTCGACGACGCGCTCGCCGCGGCCTGCGCCGCCGCCCGCGAGGCGATGGTCAACGCGGCCCGGCATTCCGGGGCCACCGACATCTCGCTCTACGCCGAGGTCGAGGCCGACGCGGTCAGCGTCTTCGTCCGGGACCGAGGGGTCGGCTTCGAGCCCGGGGCGGTCGCCGAGGACCGTCAGGGCGTGCGCGGCTCGATCATCGGCCGGGTCGAGCGCAACGGCGGCACTGTCTCGATCCGCAGCAGTCCAGGCGGCGGAACCGAGGTGGCGATCAGGATGCGGCGATGA
- a CDS encoding PspC domain-containing protein — MSTDPEPPAAPPAAPPTASRRQLRRSSTDRVLAGVASGLGEYTSVDPVLFRVLFAVAAIFGGAGALAYLIAWAVIPVEGTGYTPLDGWVERLRRHHIPPWLVAVVCGLLLWSLAFSWWSPHPPWPLLVLVLVPLLLVGTRDGGWRRPARPAPRATGTPPASGDGPGSGGAVTSEDLWTSVDAPAVRLDKGPASPAWATEARAWLGEARQASRERHRRSWPLRVAALTTLVAALTVLGVTDALVGIWLPVYFWVIGGIALVALLVGGVLRRLPWSLLPLLLVGALGTAAFGGTHASLHDGIGQQVWTPATAADVRGDYRLAFGQGVLDLRRVTPTSAHDIHVTLGAGQVRVLLPTGMNATVRADVRFGDVTVDGLNSFASVSHGWGERHRGVGTNETVLPPYGTKGAPVTIYVKVADGNVSVAHG; from the coding sequence ATGAGCACAGATCCCGAACCTCCGGCGGCCCCTCCCGCCGCCCCGCCCACTGCCTCGCGTCGCCAGCTCCGTCGCAGCTCCACCGACCGCGTCCTCGCCGGTGTCGCCAGCGGGCTCGGCGAGTACACCAGTGTCGACCCGGTCCTGTTCCGGGTCCTGTTCGCCGTGGCCGCCATCTTCGGCGGGGCCGGCGCCCTCGCCTACCTGATCGCGTGGGCGGTCATCCCGGTCGAGGGCACCGGTTACACCCCGCTCGACGGCTGGGTCGAGCGCCTGCGCCGCCACCACATCCCGCCGTGGCTGGTGGCGGTCGTCTGCGGGCTGCTGCTGTGGAGCCTCGCCTTCAGCTGGTGGTCGCCGCACCCGCCGTGGCCGCTGCTGGTCCTCGTCCTCGTGCCGCTGCTGCTGGTCGGGACGCGGGACGGCGGCTGGCGCCGTCCGGCCCGGCCCGCGCCGCGCGCCACCGGCACGCCGCCGGCCTCAGGGGACGGGCCGGGTTCGGGAGGGGCCGTGACCTCGGAGGACCTGTGGACCTCGGTCGACGCGCCGGCCGTGCGCCTCGACAAGGGGCCGGCCTCGCCGGCCTGGGCCACCGAGGCGCGGGCCTGGCTCGGTGAGGCCCGGCAGGCGTCCCGGGAACGGCACCGGCGGTCGTGGCCGCTGCGGGTGGCCGCGCTCACGACGCTGGTGGCGGCGCTGACCGTCCTCGGGGTGACCGACGCGCTGGTCGGGATCTGGCTGCCGGTCTACTTCTGGGTCATCGGCGGGATCGCCCTGGTCGCGTTGCTGGTCGGCGGGGTGCTGCGGCGCCTGCCGTGGTCGCTGCTCCCGCTGCTGCTCGTCGGCGCGCTCGGCACCGCCGCGTTCGGCGGCACCCACGCGAGCCTGCACGACGGGATCGGCCAGCAGGTCTGGACGCCGGCCACGGCCGCCGACGTGCGCGGCGACTACCGTCTCGCGTTCGGCCAGGGTGTGCTGGACCTGCGCCGCGTCACGCCGACGTCGGCCCACGACATCCACGTCACGCTCGGCGCGGGGCAGGTCCGGGTGCTGCTGCCCACGGGGATGAACGCGACCGTCCGGGCCGACGTGCGCTTCGGCGACGTCACCGTCGACGGCCTCAACTCGTTCGCGAGCGTCAGCCACGGCTGGGGGGAGCGGCACCGTGGCGTCGGGACGAACGAGACCGTCCTGCCGCCGTACGGCACCAAGGGCGCCCCGGTGACGATCTACGTCAAGGTCGCCGACGGCAACGTGTCGGTCGCCCACGGCTGA
- the ppc gene encoding phosphoenolpyruvate carboxylase has protein sequence MDHRGEARTSGAGSDPGPGTEQGLNSEHGPNSEQSLDAGTFAGGVASDVRHAGVRAGVRRLGQLLGESLTRHEGAQLLELVERVRALARDSGDRADLHRVLADVDHPTAIVLARAFTAYFQLANITEQLHRARELADRPRGAIEETGGRIAAAVAAGQLDPELPAQVVSRLELRPVFTAHPTEASRRSVLDVLRGIAELLDAADDPRAQPSRRAVVDRRLAEAVDVLWQTDELRVERPKPTDEARSAAYYLTSIATDVLPGLLEELDGALAQVGAGLPITARPLRFGTWAGGDRDGNPNVTPTVTLDVLTLQHEFGIRVLLGAVDGLIKDLTASTRVVEVSDELVASLDADRAAHPEVYDRFIRLNAAEPYRLKASYLRARLAATRDRLAAGTAHVPGRDYLSLRGLLADLTVMHRSLMDNRGQLVADGPLRRTIRVAAAVGMSLATLDIREHGERHHAALGALYDRLDELPRPYADLDRHERIALLSRELAGRRPLSGAAAPAPADPTAAAVLELFATIRVALDRFGEDVIESYIVSMTRDVDDILAVVVLAREAGLLEITPGAGARARIGFVPLFETVAELRAAGRLLDGMLADPSYRAVVAARGDLQEIMLGYSDSSKDAGITASQWEIHRAQRELRDVARRHGVVLRLFHGRGGSVGRGGGPTGEAILAQPFGTLDGPIKVTEQGEVISDKYTLPQLARHNLEIALAAVLEASILHRESRQPLDVLAEWDQTMEAVADSARTAYRALTTDPALVPFFLAATPVDELGHLNIGSRPSRRPGGVGGLEDLRAIPWVFGWTQSRIILPGWFGLGTGLAAARAAGAGDTLAEMYRSWHFFRTFLSNVSMTLAKTDLRIASDYVTTLVPAEKAGPFEVIRAEHERTVAEVLAVTGSATLLEHAPVLRQTLEVRDLYLAPLHALQVSLLARSRAAAQTDPGGEIDPRLRRALLLTINGIAAGLRNTG, from the coding sequence ATGGACCACCGCGGCGAGGCACGGACGAGCGGCGCCGGGAGCGATCCCGGGCCGGGCACCGAGCAGGGCCTGAACTCCGAGCACGGCCCGAACTCCGAGCAGAGCCTGGACGCCGGGACGTTCGCCGGCGGGGTCGCCTCGGATGTGCGGCACGCCGGGGTGCGGGCCGGGGTGCGCCGGCTCGGCCAGCTGCTCGGCGAGTCGCTGACCCGGCACGAGGGCGCCCAGTTGCTGGAGCTCGTCGAGCGGGTGCGCGCGCTGGCCCGCGACAGCGGCGACCGCGCCGACCTGCACCGGGTGCTCGCGGACGTCGACCACCCGACCGCGATCGTGCTGGCCCGGGCGTTCACCGCGTACTTCCAGCTCGCCAACATCACCGAGCAGCTGCACCGGGCCCGCGAGCTGGCCGACCGCCCGCGGGGCGCGATCGAGGAGACGGGCGGCCGGATCGCGGCAGCGGTGGCCGCCGGCCAGCTCGACCCGGAGCTGCCCGCCCAGGTGGTGAGCCGCCTGGAGCTTCGCCCGGTGTTCACCGCGCACCCGACGGAGGCGAGCCGCCGGTCGGTGCTCGATGTGCTGCGCGGGATCGCCGAGCTGCTCGACGCGGCCGACGACCCGCGGGCGCAGCCGTCGCGGCGGGCCGTGGTCGACCGCCGGCTCGCCGAGGCCGTCGACGTGCTGTGGCAGACCGACGAGCTGCGGGTCGAGCGCCCGAAGCCCACCGACGAGGCCCGCTCGGCCGCCTACTACCTGACCTCGATCGCCACCGACGTGCTGCCCGGCCTGCTGGAGGAACTCGACGGCGCGCTCGCGCAGGTCGGGGCCGGGCTGCCGATCACCGCCCGGCCGCTGCGGTTCGGCACGTGGGCCGGCGGCGACCGGGACGGCAACCCGAACGTCACCCCCACCGTGACCCTCGACGTGCTCACGCTGCAGCACGAGTTCGGCATCCGGGTGCTGCTCGGCGCTGTCGACGGCCTGATCAAGGATCTGACGGCCTCCACGCGGGTCGTCGAGGTCAGCGACGAGCTGGTGGCGAGCCTCGACGCCGACCGGGCGGCCCATCCCGAGGTGTACGACCGGTTCATCCGCCTCAACGCCGCCGAGCCGTACCGGCTGAAGGCCAGCTACCTGCGCGCTCGGCTGGCCGCCACCCGCGACCGGCTGGCCGCCGGCACCGCGCACGTGCCCGGCCGCGACTACCTGAGCCTGCGCGGCCTGCTCGCCGACCTGACCGTCATGCACCGGTCGCTGATGGACAACCGGGGCCAGCTGGTGGCCGACGGGCCGCTGCGACGCACGATCAGGGTCGCCGCGGCGGTCGGGATGTCGCTCGCGACGCTCGACATCCGCGAGCACGGCGAGCGCCATCACGCGGCGCTCGGCGCGCTCTACGACCGGCTCGACGAGCTGCCCCGCCCGTACGCGGACCTCGACCGGCACGAGCGGATCGCGCTGCTGTCCCGGGAGCTGGCGGGACGCCGGCCGCTGTCCGGAGCGGCGGCGCCCGCCCCGGCCGACCCGACCGCCGCGGCCGTGCTGGAGCTGTTCGCCACGATCCGGGTCGCGCTCGACCGGTTCGGCGAGGACGTCATCGAGAGCTACATCGTGTCGATGACCCGGGACGTGGACGACATCCTCGCGGTCGTCGTGCTCGCCAGGGAGGCCGGCCTGCTCGAGATCACCCCCGGCGCCGGTGCGCGGGCGCGAATCGGGTTCGTGCCGCTGTTCGAGACCGTCGCCGAGCTGCGCGCCGCCGGGCGGCTGCTCGACGGCATGCTCGCCGACCCGTCCTACCGGGCGGTCGTCGCCGCCCGCGGCGACCTCCAGGAGATCATGCTCGGCTACTCGGACTCCTCGAAGGACGCCGGCATCACCGCGTCCCAGTGGGAGATCCACCGAGCCCAGCGCGAGCTGCGTGACGTGGCCCGCCGGCACGGCGTCGTGCTGCGGCTGTTCCACGGCCGCGGCGGCTCGGTCGGCCGGGGCGGCGGCCCCACCGGCGAGGCGATCCTCGCCCAGCCGTTCGGCACCCTCGACGGCCCGATCAAGGTCACCGAGCAGGGCGAGGTGATCTCGGACAAGTACACGCTCCCCCAGCTCGCCCGGCACAACCTGGAGATCGCGCTGGCCGCCGTGCTGGAGGCGTCGATCCTGCACCGGGAGTCCCGCCAGCCGCTGGACGTGCTGGCCGAGTGGGACCAGACGATGGAGGCGGTCGCCGACTCGGCCCGCACCGCCTACCGGGCGCTGACGACCGACCCGGCGCTGGTGCCGTTCTTCCTCGCGGCGACGCCCGTCGACGAGCTGGGCCACCTCAACATCGGCTCCCGGCCGTCGCGGCGGCCGGGCGGGGTCGGCGGGCTGGAGGACCTGCGCGCGATCCCGTGGGTGTTCGGCTGGACCCAGTCGAGGATCATCCTGCCCGGCTGGTTCGGCCTCGGGACCGGGCTCGCGGCGGCCAGGGCGGCCGGAGCGGGCGACACGCTGGCCGAGATGTACCGGTCGTGGCACTTCTTCCGCACGTTCCTGAGCAACGTGTCGATGACGCTGGCGAAGACCGACCTGCGGATCGCCTCGGACTACGTCACGACGCTGGTTCCCGCCGAGAAGGCCGGCCCGTTCGAGGTGATCCGCGCCGAGCACGAGCGGACCGTCGCCGAGGTGCTGGCCGTCACCGGGTCCGCGACGCTGCTCGAGCACGCACCGGTGCTGCGCCAGACGCTGGAGGTGCGCGACCTCTACCTCGCGCCGCTGCACGCGCTGCAGGTCTCACTGCTCGCCCGCTCCCGCGCCGCCGCCCAGACCGACCCCGGGGGCGAGATCGACCCCCGCCTGCGCCGGGCCCTGCTGCTGACCATCAACGGCATCGCCGCCGGCCTGCGCAACACCGGGTGA
- a CDS encoding glycoside hydrolase family 2 protein: MRSVPGRKLAAAWSRVTAGRPPLPEYPRPHLVRASWLSLNGHWEFWGGREPGELDESGGPPVGRRLPRRVVVPFPVESRLSGVGTGYERMWYRRTFRVPPEWAAGRVHLHFGAVDWECRVWVNGVEVGAHRGGYDAFSFDVTPALTWGEDEVLVHVLDPTDGGGQPLGKQRRNPGGIFYTAASGIWQTVWLEPTPARHITRLALTPDLAAGAVEVEVHAAEAPADPGTIRPGPDVGVPVRVEVRAGLAADAETVATGSGTSGRPFTVAIPNVRLWSPDDPFLYGVTVTLADSQPDQPGAPDRVDAYVGMRSIEVAEVAGEPRPLLNGRFVFQLGLLDQGYWPDGVYTAPTDDDLRRDLEVAKELGFTCVRKHAKVEPARWYHWADRLGLLVWQDMPSMPHDREPDEAARRQFEAELRAVIEQCRAFPSVIGWVPFNEGWGQYDVARIARTVRDLDPTRLVSENSGSADPGNDWVDGGAGHVADLHAYPGPAAVPASAGRCRALGEFGGLGLALAGHDWGGATGFSYEWAASPDGLTDRYLGMVDQLRALARDEGLSIAVYTQATDVEGERNGLLTYDRTVLKVDPDRVRAAHQRLFEESRALPHLQGEDPLS; the protein is encoded by the coding sequence ATGCGAAGCGTGCCCGGCAGGAAGCTGGCGGCCGCCTGGTCGCGCGTGACAGCCGGGCGGCCGCCGTTGCCGGAGTACCCGCGTCCGCATTTGGTTCGCGCGTCCTGGCTCTCGCTGAACGGCCACTGGGAGTTCTGGGGCGGCCGCGAGCCGGGCGAGCTCGACGAGTCCGGCGGGCCGCCGGTCGGGCGGCGGCTGCCGCGCCGGGTCGTGGTCCCGTTCCCGGTCGAGTCGAGGCTGTCCGGCGTCGGGACCGGCTATGAGCGGATGTGGTACCGCCGCACGTTCCGGGTTCCGCCAGAGTGGGCCGCCGGCCGGGTTCACCTGCATTTCGGCGCGGTGGACTGGGAATGCCGCGTGTGGGTCAACGGCGTCGAGGTGGGCGCGCACCGGGGCGGCTACGACGCCTTCAGCTTCGACGTCACGCCGGCCCTGACCTGGGGCGAGGACGAGGTGCTGGTCCACGTCCTGGACCCGACGGACGGTGGCGGGCAGCCGCTGGGCAAGCAGCGCCGCAATCCGGGCGGAATCTTCTACACCGCCGCCTCGGGGATCTGGCAGACCGTCTGGCTGGAGCCGACCCCGGCCCGCCACATCACCCGGCTCGCGCTGACCCCGGACCTGGCCGCCGGGGCCGTCGAGGTCGAGGTGCACGCGGCCGAGGCGCCCGCGGATCCAGGGACGATCCGGCCAGGGCCCGACGTCGGCGTCCCGGTCCGGGTCGAGGTGCGCGCCGGCCTGGCGGCCGACGCCGAGACGGTGGCGACCGGGTCCGGCACCAGCGGGCGGCCGTTCACCGTGGCGATCCCCAACGTCCGGCTCTGGTCGCCCGACGACCCCTTCCTCTACGGCGTGACCGTCACACTCGCCGACAGCCAGCCCGATCAGCCCGGCGCGCCCGACCGGGTCGACGCGTACGTCGGCATGCGGTCCATCGAGGTGGCCGAGGTGGCCGGCGAGCCACGGCCCCTGCTCAACGGCCGGTTCGTCTTCCAGCTCGGGCTGCTGGACCAGGGCTACTGGCCCGACGGGGTGTACACGGCCCCGACCGACGACGATCTTCGGCGCGACCTGGAGGTGGCGAAGGAGCTCGGCTTCACCTGCGTCCGCAAGCACGCGAAGGTCGAACCGGCCCGCTGGTACCACTGGGCCGACCGGCTCGGCCTGCTCGTCTGGCAGGACATGCCGTCCATGCCGCACGACCGGGAGCCGGACGAGGCCGCCCGCCGCCAGTTCGAGGCCGAGCTGCGAGCGGTCATCGAGCAGTGCCGCGCCTTCCCGTCCGTCATCGGCTGGGTCCCGTTCAACGAGGGCTGGGGGCAGTACGACGTCGCGCGGATCGCCCGGACGGTCCGTGACCTCGACCCGACCCGCCTGGTCAGCGAGAACAGCGGCAGCGCGGACCCGGGGAACGACTGGGTCGACGGGGGCGCCGGCCACGTCGCCGACCTGCACGCCTATCCCGGCCCGGCCGCCGTCCCGGCCTCGGCCGGCCGCTGCCGGGCGCTCGGCGAGTTCGGCGGCCTCGGGCTGGCCCTGGCCGGCCACGACTGGGGCGGGGCGACCGGGTTCAGCTACGAGTGGGCAGCCTCGCCGGACGGGCTCACCGACCGCTACCTCGGGATGGTCGACCAGCTGCGCGCGCTGGCTCGCGACGAGGGCCTCAGCATCGCCGTCTACACCCAGGCGACGGACGTCGAGGGCGAGCGCAACGGCCTGCTGACCTACGACCGGACCGTCCTGAAGGTCGACCCCGACCGGGTCCGCGCCGCCCACCAGCGGCTGTTTGAGGAGTCCCGCGCGCTGCCCCACCTTCAGGGCGAGGACCCGCTGTCCTGA